In a genomic window of Thalassophryne amazonica chromosome 12, fThaAma1.1, whole genome shotgun sequence:
- the LOC117521494 gene encoding protein THEM6-like isoform X2 has translation MWTAGEMGFVLGVLTGLLALFCCLDVWYFLRVAAVLVRAWFQPPVWDVTAEQILRGRVLLNDIDMCHMNNARYLRECDFARFSLYMRNGVFKALRALGATMVVGATTIRYRRALYIGEGYELRSRIVSWDDKAFFLEQRFVSRKDGLVCAVMYCKQSVILSSPDKIMQHLCKRKVECPEFPEDLKHWVNFISSSSQALRAEKGLEVKNK, from the exons ATGTGGACAGCAGGAG AGATGGGTTTCGTGCTGGGGGTGCTGACCGGCTTGCTGGCTCTCTTCTGTTGTCTGGATGTGTGGTACTTCCTGCGGGTAGCAGCGGTGCTTGTCCGAGCCTGGTTCCAGCCTCCTGTCTGGGATGTCACAGCAGAGCAGATCCTGAGAGGGCGGGTCCTTCTAAACGATATCGACATGTGCCATATGAACAATGCTCGTTACCTCCGGGAGTGTGACTTTGCCCGCTTCTCGTTGTACATGCGAAATGGTGTGTTCAAGGCCTTGCGAGCTCTTGGTGCTACCATGGTGGTGGGTGCTACCACCATCCGTTACCGCAGGGCTCTTTATATAGGTGAGGGTTATGAGCTGCGGAGTCGGATTGTCTCTTGGGATGACAAAGCCTTTTTCCTGGAGCAGAGATTTGTGTCAAGAAAAGACGGATTAGTGTGTGCTGTCATGTACTGCAAGCAGAGCGTCATACTCAGCAGCCCGGATAAGATCATGCAGCATCTATGTAAGAGGAAG GTGGAGTGTCCTGAGTTTCCAGAAGACCTGAAGCACTGGGTCAACTTCATCTCCTCCAGCAGCCAGGCCCTCAGAGCAGAGAAAGGACTAGAGGTGAAGAATAAATGA
- the LOC117521494 gene encoding protein THEM6-like isoform X1, translated as MWTAGEEMGFVLGVLTGLLALFCCLDVWYFLRVAAVLVRAWFQPPVWDVTAEQILRGRVLLNDIDMCHMNNARYLRECDFARFSLYMRNGVFKALRALGATMVVGATTIRYRRALYIGEGYELRSRIVSWDDKAFFLEQRFVSRKDGLVCAVMYCKQSVILSSPDKIMQHLCKRKVECPEFPEDLKHWVNFISSSSQALRAEKGLEVKNK; from the exons ATGTGGACAGCAGGAG AAGAGATGGGTTTCGTGCTGGGGGTGCTGACCGGCTTGCTGGCTCTCTTCTGTTGTCTGGATGTGTGGTACTTCCTGCGGGTAGCAGCGGTGCTTGTCCGAGCCTGGTTCCAGCCTCCTGTCTGGGATGTCACAGCAGAGCAGATCCTGAGAGGGCGGGTCCTTCTAAACGATATCGACATGTGCCATATGAACAATGCTCGTTACCTCCGGGAGTGTGACTTTGCCCGCTTCTCGTTGTACATGCGAAATGGTGTGTTCAAGGCCTTGCGAGCTCTTGGTGCTACCATGGTGGTGGGTGCTACCACCATCCGTTACCGCAGGGCTCTTTATATAGGTGAGGGTTATGAGCTGCGGAGTCGGATTGTCTCTTGGGATGACAAAGCCTTTTTCCTGGAGCAGAGATTTGTGTCAAGAAAAGACGGATTAGTGTGTGCTGTCATGTACTGCAAGCAGAGCGTCATACTCAGCAGCCCGGATAAGATCATGCAGCATCTATGTAAGAGGAAG GTGGAGTGTCCTGAGTTTCCAGAAGACCTGAAGCACTGGGTCAACTTCATCTCCTCCAGCAGCCAGGCCCTCAGAGCAGAGAAAGGACTAGAGGTGAAGAATAAATGA